Within the Gopherus flavomarginatus isolate rGopFla2 chromosome 8, rGopFla2.mat.asm, whole genome shotgun sequence genome, the region ATCCTGatctcttttctcttctgcagagccCTGTCTGCAGCTGATGATACCTCCTCGGAGCTGCAGAGGGTGGCTGCGTTGGACAATGCAGATCAGCCAGACCGCTCCACCTTCCAAGGGAGAGGAGCTCTGTCCAGGTACATGTGCCTGTGGGATGTAGCCAGGTGGAGGATGAAGGGTTGAGCACTGAGTACTGTTCAACCACCACTGCTTTTGCAGGGGCTGTGTGGGGTTCCAGATGACCAGCATGTTTGGGCCCAGCTACTCTGTGCTTACAAAGTGTAGTATTAACCTGTCACCTCTGGCAAATCCTTTTCCAGCCGCACTCGGCAAAGTGGGCTCTGTTACAACTGTGGCCTTTTCATTCACCCCCTGAAGAGGTGACATTTTCCTGGCTTACGGCTTAGTCCTTTGCTGAGCTGAGCTCCCTCCTGTCTCGAtgcattcagtgggagttggggacATTTGGCATCACACTGGATCCCATTGGCTTTACAGGGGTTGAAGATCTTGGATTCAGACTTGCTGTTTTTTGTACAGGTTCACCTGGCATGTAATAAGCGTGTCCAGCTGTATGGAGGGCTAGAATGCCGAGCAAgtgagcccagggggctggagggtgcTCATGCTGTACGTTCATGGTTTAGAATAGGCATTTGGCTTAGGTGTGCACAGTCCACAAGCAGCCATGCAGCTGCACTTGGAACCGCACAGCGACGCCTCTGAACAATGTGCTTGCCGGGAATGTGTTATTTTCTGTCACGGCACAGATTCCTAACTCTGACTTCTTCTCTCCCTGGCCAGGATAGTCCGGCTGGTCGTGGTGCTCAGAGACTGGGCTAACAAAGGCTTGCGAGAGGAGGAGCAAAGGCCAGACTCATTTCTTGAGCGGTTCCATGGGCCGGAGCTCCAGATGGTGACCGAAGCAGATGGCAATGCCCAAGGGGACCAAGAAAATGATAGCAGCAAACGCAAAAAGTAGAGTTTTTTTCTCTAAAACATCTTGGCAGAAAGGGAAATGTTTCTTGCATGTGGTGGTagacctcttccccccaccctctgggctcctctctcccatGATGAAGGGGGCTAAGTGATTTGACTGTGTGCCCTGATACAAGCGGGACGGTTGCATGAACTAGAAGTGACTGGGGTCACCATGCTGTGCTAAGTCAGAGGACCAGACCCAGCTTGGTTAACTGTGTTTCTGAACAGTTTGGTATCAGTGTGTTTACTGTTTGGAAGCTGGTACAGGGCCCTGGTAGAGGAAGTGTATGATCCATTGTGCCTGATCCATTGCCCAGACGTGAGCACCTGCACCTGTAGTTGGTGCGTACCCTTTACTCGCTGTCTAGTCTCACATGCCATCTGTGATTCTGTACTAGACCCTTACACTAATCACTTATATTTGCCACAGTGCTCACAGCTGGCACATCCTGATCAcagggtctcaaagcactttataaggaTCTGTAAGTTGTAGTGTCCCCATTTTCTAGAAGGGCAAAACTAAGGCTAATAGCACTGGTTTGCTATCTTTTTCATATGGTGGCCCCCTTTTCTATACCACGACCCGCTTCTGATCTAGCCGTGACCACTCTTCCATGTTGCAATATGGGAAGGCAATGTGGCTATTCATGATCCCCTGGCTGACAGCCCCTGGTTTTGGGTGTTTAAGCTCAAATGGGAAATCTGAGGCAAAGTTTGAAATGGTCTCTAGTCTCCCAGCtccccaacccaaactccagcTATTAGGCCCAGCTACTTCTCATCAGCAGTAGCTCCTTCCAGGAGGAACTCCCCAGGGGATTTTGACAAAGTGAGTGAGTCACCCGGCTGATGCTTGTAAGTCTTGTTTCATCATctgcaggagaggaagggaagtgtGTTCCTTGCCCAAGCCTTCTTCCAGAACATACTTTGTGAGGGCTAGTTCTCTAAAAGGCTCTTTCAAATCCAGTCCTTTCATCTGCTCTACACACTCTCACATGGTGAAAAACAGTAACCTAGCTTTTCTTCCTCTCAATAATTAAAGGGCAAAGGTCACTGACTAGTATGGACCCCTCCATTATAAATGGTAATTAGAACACTGAGAAATGATTGTTTTCTGCGGGAGAAAAATATCAGAGGCTTGTATCTGAGACTTTAATAGGCAGAGAAGAAAATGTTCTGCCCTGCGAGGTTAAGGGTATCTTGTTAATTATCAGAGGCAATAGGCTTAGAACTCGAATACAGAGAGATGGAATTGGAGTATATTCTGAAGGGGTACAGTGAGGTTCTTCAACCAGAATGAGCTCTGGACAGGGGGCTGCCACCTTGCTGAGGTTTGGTTTGCAGGCAAAATCTGTCTGCGTCTGCCTGTTGTGATGCAACAAAAATGTCACCATAATGTTATATGACAGGATGGCAAAGACGGTGGTTGTTACATGTTTGTCAGCCTGTAGTTATGTGGGGCCATTGGTCCATTTGAGGATTTGTAAATTCAGGATAGTCCCACAAAATTCAGGATGGGTTCCCTGGCCACCTGGTGCACACAGGGATGATTAAGGGTGGGGGTTTCCCATTTCCATCATTTTCTAGGGAGAAATATCTCATTGGCCAGAGATTGGGGACAGAAATCAAGCCAATACCTGTCATGACATTGTCACTAATGTGATGTTGTGATGCAGCATTTCGGCATCCTCAAGCAATTATTTCCCCTTGGGGCTGACCCATCCATGATGACCACCAGGGGTTCATAGAGCAAAATAGCACCCTCCATACATCGTGATCCTGCAGGCGCAATATGCGATGTACGgagcaaaatggtgtcctccacactcaagggtgctggaacaattttgtacagtgggggtgctgaaagccattgaaccaaactgtaaaccctgtatataatggaaaccacttcaagccaggggatgtggcagcatccctagttccagcacctatgtccaCACTAGGGATCAGTGCAACACCATCTGCTGATGGCACAACCTCatttggggtcatgacccacagtttgggaGCTGGTGGCTTAGCTGTCTCTGAGATCAGCTATGTGATGTGCAGACACAGTAGAAGACAGTTTGTTTCTCTGAAAACACTTGACCCATTTTTGGAGCCATGTTGAACAATTACTGTTGTTGTGGCCCTACCAAAACCATGTGAGAACCTGCTCTCCAGGCTTTGCCAAATGCGTTATTCTCAAAGCTCGGTGCATTCCTGCTGATGATGCCTGTGCTGTGCAAAACCAGAGGTATAAACAAAAGGCCAGAAGATGCTGGTTTTGAAGGTGGCAGAAGCAGCACTAGAGGGTGAGGGAACTGGCAATTGCCACATGGAAAACAGTGAAATTTGTTGGCAAATGAGTTGTTTTCTATTTCTCAGAGGGATTTTTGTAAACTCAAAGGCTGGGGGGAATTTTGTCCTCTTGGCACAGAGTGAATGATAGACAAGCCTATCAGTTGGGAAGCAGAGTTTCTGTCCCCTATCTCCTCCAGTGAAATCTAGCAATTGCAGCACACACATCTTACTGCTCAGTCCCTAGATAAGCAGGATCAAATGCTTGGGAACAGTTCAAAGGCTGGACCCAGCGATTCAGTGAGCAGACtgcaggcagcatacagcagaACGGAAATGGCAATTCCATAGTACTAGCTGCCACAGCAACCCACTTCCTTCCTTAGTGTGGTGCCTTGTATGCCCCTAAACTGCATGGACATGCATTTCACTCTGCCTAATCAATACTAGAGTTATAAACTATCTCAGAGCTGCATCTATTATACTGACACATATTGTCCCAACATTCTATATGAGAGAGCATGTTGTCTAGTGATGGCAACAGCAGCTTGGAACTCAaattcctgattctgccactgacttgctgcatgaccttgggcaagtcagttagccgctctgtgcctcagtttcctcatctgtaaattgAGTGAGCTCATTTTTTACCTAGTGCAAAGGGGTGTTGGGTGGGGGATGGTTAACTGAGCAACCTTGGCAGATGCTTAGTGCTTTTTAGATGGAAGGGGTTCAGTGCTCGATATGATAATTAAACCAAGCTGTAATTGATGCTGCTTGTGCCATTAACCACATGCAGTCTCCGATGCCCTAGTTGCCTCGGTTTCTATTTTCAGGAAGAAATGGGAGCTCTTTGTGGTGGATCCTGCAGAAGACTGGTATTACCACTGGCTGCTTGTCATTGCAGTGCCCGTCCTTTACAACTGGTGTTTACTCGTGGCAAGGTGAGTAGGGAGCATTCCAGGGCAACTCTGTTCTGTAACCCTTCCACCACCATAGATGCTATCTCTGAGACTAGCATCGGCCAGCTGAAAACTGGCTTATGTCTTGCATTGTTTGTTTCTGAGGCTGCTTGTCACTGGGTGGCTGGCCCATTCAAAGGCAGAGAGGGTTCGGCCCACCTGTTATACAGCTGATTTGCCTCCTAGCGCAGAGAGGATGAATTAGATCATGTGCGAGGTGGTCATGTGTCTAAATTGGAGGTGTGGTagggggaagcagtggccagtagaCAGTTGGGGGGCGGTGACTGTAGAGTGAAGTTGCAGGAAGAGTGTCTCCTGCAGTggtccctctgggagggagttatggCTGGGTAGAAAGCCTGGGTTGGAAGTTTTGCTTTCCTTTTGGGGAGGCGGACAAAGAAAGCAGGCCAGGCCTTGCATCTCGTCCAGTGCCTCTGAGAGCAGTAAGAGACAGTACCTTGGGGAGGTGGGGTTGTGCTGGGAGTAAGGCCGGGGTGGAAGTCTTCTTGGGTTCATTTTTGAACTTTATGCTAAAAAGCCAGACCCCCAGAAAAGCATCTGTTGGACTTGTGAATGTCTTGGGAATATCTGAGGAGTccaaggagggaaactgaggcagaccaTCCCTGGCCATGAGAAGGCAGAGGGGAAGTGCTTGATCTTGTTGCATCAATGGCAAAAAACCCACATTTTTCTGTTGTCACGGCTCAGGAAAGGCAGAGCCTCTTCCAGCTAGGTTGGCTGTAAGTGCTGGGTTGGTAACAACTGAGTGTGGGGTGGTGGAGCAGCATTGTGCTGTTGCGTGTGGGAGTCAGTTTCCGTAGCATTACTGCTTAGCTTAGTGGAAGGCAAATGTCCCAGATGTGATGGACTTAGTTTCCGAGGAGCGAGGGAATGGCTGGCAATTGTCAGAGATCAGCCCTGGTGCCCACCGAGACACCACAGCCTGTAGGAACCCAGTATCCACCTTTGTTCGGTATAGGTGATGGAGATGAATTGGTTTTGGTATCTTGATAACACCCCCCGCTCTAATTACTGCCATGTGCTTCTCCTGCAGATCCTGTTTCAGTGACCTCCAGAGGGACTACTGGATCCACTGGCTGGTGCTGGACTATGTCTCAGACTGTATCTACGTCGCCGATATTGTCATTCGGCTGCGCACAGGTGAGCAGAAGAGGCAGCCTAGCCTGGGAAGGGTTTGTTTTAATGTCATTACCCGAGATTTGATATAAGCTGTGAGGGGCTGGCCTGATCTGGGGCTCCTTTAGGAGGAGTGGtttaatccagtggttctcaacaaggggtacatgtaccccacagaagacctctgcgtaccccaagggtacatcaactcatctagatatttgcctagttttacaaccgGCTACAtacaaagcactagcaaagtcagtgcaaactaaaatttcatacagacaatgacttgttaatACTgatctatacactgaaatgtaagtacaatatttatattccaattgatctattttataattctatggtaaaaTTAAACCAGTCAGCAAttgttcagtactagtgtgctgtgacacttttgtattttgatgtctgattttgtaagcaagttgtttttaagtgagatgaagtTGGGGATACACAAGGCAAATTCGACTCCTAAAAGGGGTgcagtggtctggaaaggttgagagccactggcttaATCCATGCCTTGGTGTTAGCTGGCAGGAAATGGCCTCTGGAGAAAGAATCTCATTAAAAGCTCTGTAAAATAGACTAAGTTTCAAAATGAAAGATTCATCATCCACAGCTTTTAACTTCACCTATGAATAATTGTACAAAATTACCCACATGACCATTAGTATTCGGGCACAGCTTTAGGTCTATGTCTCTGGTTTGATATCTGTTACGTGAATGAGTAATCTAAATGGAAAAATGGTAGAATTTAATGTTCCCAGAACGCAGCTGGCTGCTTTGCAATTTCTGTCTGTCACTGAAGAGCTCTGATCTAATTCACTATATGCAGGGCAGAAACATCAGTATGTCCTCCTATCTCTGTGTCATCAGAGTAAAGCCCTAAGTAATACCTTTTTGTGGCTTTTTCCAGATGAAGCGCTCGAGGGCTGGCAAAGGCTTGTAGACTGAGCAGATCAGGTGgaattagaaatattttaattactATATGTGTATGTTGGTTGAATGCAACCCCAAATCCAGGAGAACAAACATACCTGAGCCAGGATAATTCTTCCCCTTGTTTCTCTGGTAGGTTTTTTGGAACAGGGTCTGCTGGTCAGGGACCCGAAGAAGCTACGGGATAACTACATCACCACCTTACAATTCAAGCTGGACGTCCTCTCCATCTTGCCAACAGACCTGGCCTACCTTGCAGTGGGATTACATCAGCCTGAACTACGCTTCAACCGGCTGCTGCACTTCTCCCGCATGTTTGAGTTTTTTGACCGGACCGAGACCAGAACCAGCTACCCAAATATCTTCAGGATCAGCAACCTGGTTCTCTACATCCTGATAATCATCCATTGGAACGCCTGTATTTACTATGCCATCTCCAAGGCCATTGGGTTTGGGACAGACACCTGGGTGTACCCCAATATCACCGACCCTGAGTATGGCTATCTTGCCAGAGAATATGTCTACTGCCTCTACTGGTCCACTCTGACCCTGACAACCATTGGTGAGACCCCGCCCCCGGAGCGCGATGAGGAGTACCTCTTTGTCATTGTCGACTTCCTCATTGGTGTCCTGATCTTCGCCACCATCGTGGGGAATGTGGGCTCCATGATCTCCAACATGAATGCCACCAGGGCAGAGTTCCAGGCCAAGATAGATGCCATCAAGCACTACATGCAATTCCGCAAGGTCAGCAAGCACATGGAGGCCAAAGTTATCAAGTGGTTTGACTACTTGTGGACCAACAAGAAGGCTGTGGATGAGCGTGAGGTCCTCAAGAACCTCCCTGACAAGCTGAGGGCGGAGATTGCCATCAATGTCCACCTGGAGACTTTGAAGAAAGTAAGAATCTTCCAGGACTGTGAGGCTGGTCTGCTAGTGGAGCTAGTGCTGAAGCTTCGACCACAGGTTTTCAGCCCAGGAGATTATATTTGCCGGAAGGGGGACATTGGCAAGGAGATGTACATCATCAAGGAAGGAAAGCTGGCTGTGGTGGCAGACGATGGCGTGACTCAGTATGCTTTACTCACCACAGGAAGTTGCTTTGGCGAGATCAGCATCCTCAACATCAAAGGGAGCAAAATGGGCAACCGGCGCACGGCCAACATCCGAAGCCTTGGCTACTCCGATCTCTTCTGCCTGTCGAAGGATGACTTGATGGAAGCAGTGACTGAGTACCCTGATGCCAAGCGGGTCCTGGAGGAGCGTGGCCGGGAGATCCTGATCAAGGAAGGGCTTCTGGATGAGTCTGCGGCTGCAGAGAGCTCGGAAGGGAAGGACACTGAGCAGAAACTGGAGAGGCTGGAGTCCCATCTGAACACGCTGCACACCCGTTTTGCCCGGCTCCTAACTGAGTACAATGCTGCCCAGCAGAAGCTCAAACAGCGCATAACTGTCTTGGAATCCAGGGTAAAGCAGTACAACCAGGAGGAATTCTTCTCAGACAGCTCAGACAGCCCCCTGGAGGAAGAAGAAGTAGCTAAATTCAAAGGGCAGGAGTGAGGGCCACAGATGTTAGCTTTGGCTGTGTGCACGGTATTGAGATGGTATTTCCAGGAATGCGCACTGCCTTATATGAGACTTATCTTGAACCCATAGAAGTGCTGCTGCGGCCTTGGATGGCTGGGAACTGAGTAGAGAGCAGTCAGGTGACTCCAGTAGCTCTCACTcaggtttctctctctccttgctgCCTTTATCCAAGACCTCACAGATCCGTAAAAGCATGAGACTGACCTCTGCTGCTGCTAACTTTTCCTTTAAGCTCCTGCAGGGAGCCTGCTGGCCTCTTTCTGGCCTTAGAGATCAGGACTCCATTAACCCAGTGCCTTGCGTGTGGGAGTCAGTGAGGACTTCTGGACCCTGGCATTGCCGAGGTGGGGGTGCATAAGCATTGATGTAGTCAGAGATCTTCACTTCTCCCTTTTTTTGGTGGGGCTGGTGAGGAGGATGCCCTTCATTATCTCATGGGAATGCTGGTCCTTCTAAATCGCAAGAGAGAAACTGAAGCATAAACCAGATGCTCATTAATGTATTTTGGTATCTGCTTTTCTAACACACACACTATGTTATGTAAATACTACTTTTCCAGTGTCTGAGTCCATATGTTCAAGAGACTAAAATCTGATGGGGGAGGGGCGAAATCCAGCCCAAGCCTTGTTTGTCTGCATATGGAATGTCTTCTGGTTCAGCGTAGCCCTGTAGATCAGACTCACTGTAGCCCTGAACAGGAGATGATGGTGGGGATAGGAGAAACCAGGCTGTATTTTCCTGTATGAACATCTTACTTAATAGGCAGAAACTCTCTTGTGTGTATTTAGTTCTTGGCTGATGAGGTTGAGGAGCAATTTTCCTGGATGGATTTTACTAGGTCATGATTTCCTGAAGAATGGCCTTTTGCTAGGCATTCTGTTCTCAAACCACTGGGTACAGCTTGAATTTTACTTGGGCTGGAGAAGCCTCTGGTGACATTAGCAGTGTGCTTGGGTCTGACAGCACCTGTTCCTTTAGGTGCAAAAATAAGAAACTCTCTCTGCTCTCTAATCATGACTAGATGCACCAGGGATGCATGTTCTAAAGACATAAAGCTGTGGCAAGACCCAACTATCTGCCTTTTATTTACAGTGGATAACTCATGGGCTGTTAGCAGAGCCCATGTATTTTTCTACATGATGTTCCCCTTTCCAAGCAGCAGTAGGTGTCAGGGCTTTGCAGATCCGTTTGGAGGAGGAATTGGTGACCTACGGTCAGGGGATGAAATGTTGGCCCCTTGAGGTCTATGGCAAAACACTTGTTAACTtcactggggctgggatttcaccccTTGGGTATTCTTGGTGTAACTGTTAGTGACCAAGGAAACAGCTAGTAAATAAACAGCAGCCAGGCAACTCCCTCTTGCAGCaacctcacctctgctctgtccaCAAGAAGCAGCTTTGCGTGGCCTCTGCCTCTCTTAGAAGCTTGCTGCTTAAAATGCCATTCCCTGTTCTGCCTCAGCTCCTGAGCTTCAGCTGGGAAATCCCCTAATCCAAGCTCCTCACCTGGGACCACATGGCCTTCAACGATGAGCCTGGCCACCAACCCTGCCTAGGGGAAGCTGCTTTGTGATACAAAGGAACCTCTGAAAGGTTTCTCTGCCCACCAGCGAGTGCTTTAGCCTACACTCTCCCTGTAATGacctgtgtcataacatttctgcCCAGATCTGGACCTCAGCGTccaaatatgggtgttagcatgaaaacctccaagcttagttatcagcttggacctggtaattgctacCACCAgtcaggaattatacagtgcctagctcactgtggtctccccaaaaccttccctgggggacccccagactcagatgccttgagtcttacaacaaagggaaataatcccctccccttgtttccttgttacttcctcccaggctcccctccctggatgaccctaggagattccctgcttccagtcctggaaacacaagtaccgagagatctaatctctcttccccctcacccagagggtatgcaaagtcaggcttagtaaatctaacacaaagagattttccccctgacttcttcctcccaccaattccctggtgagctgcagactcaattccctggagtccccactaaagaaaaactccaacaggtcttaaaaagaaagctttatataaaaagaaagaaaaaggacataaaatggtctctgtaataaggtgacaatatacagggtcaattgcttaagaaaaaaaagtgaataaacagccttattccataagaatacaatttaacacattccagcaactacacacatgtaactacaaaagaaaaacaatataaacctattgtcttactatccttgtacttacaacttggaaacagaagattagaaagccaggagatagaaagatgactctcagagacgagaaaaggaacagaccaagaacaaaggactcgcacccaaaacttccctccacacagatttgaaagtcttgtttcctgattggtcctctggtcaggtgttgtttgttacccctttccaggtgaaagagacattaacccttagctatctgtttatgacaaactgtGTGGCTGTAATAGCAGTTTCATTCCCACCTCTTATATACCAATGACTCTTACCAGGCAGGATGGGCCATCTGCACCCTGCATGTTTACAAACTAAGCATTCTGGGAGCTGGAGCCCCCAAAGGATCCTGTAACATCACTGTGCTTGCAGAACTAAGGTAC harbors:
- the CNGA2 gene encoding cyclic nucleotide-gated olfactory channel isoform X1 → MTLSCGERVHASGFLTWRMKGQSNGLKNSPASHPPQLSVTTSTEDDPERTELGSSRALSAADDTSSELQRVAALDNADQPDRSTFQGRGALSRIVRLVVVLRDWANKGLREEEQRPDSFLERFHGPELQMVTEADGNAQGDQENDSSKRKKKKWELFVVDPAEDWYYHWLLVIAVPVLYNWCLLVARSCFSDLQRDYWIHWLVLDYVSDCIYVADIVIRLRTGFLEQGLLVRDPKKLRDNYITTLQFKLDVLSILPTDLAYLAVGLHQPELRFNRLLHFSRMFEFFDRTETRTSYPNIFRISNLVLYILIIIHWNACIYYAISKAIGFGTDTWVYPNITDPEYGYLAREYVYCLYWSTLTLTTIGETPPPERDEEYLFVIVDFLIGVLIFATIVGNVGSMISNMNATRAEFQAKIDAIKHYMQFRKVSKHMEAKVIKWFDYLWTNKKAVDEREVLKNLPDKLRAEIAINVHLETLKKVRIFQDCEAGLLVELVLKLRPQVFSPGDYICRKGDIGKEMYIIKEGKLAVVADDGVTQYALLTTGSCFGEISILNIKGSKMGNRRTANIRSLGYSDLFCLSKDDLMEAVTEYPDAKRVLEERGREILIKEGLLDESAAAESSEGKDTEQKLERLESHLNTLHTRFARLLTEYNAAQQKLKQRITVLESRVKQYNQEEFFSDSSDSPLEEEEVAKFKGQE
- the CNGA2 gene encoding cyclic nucleotide-gated olfactory channel isoform X3; amino-acid sequence: MRLVACWANFRAVVLPCRVHASGFLTWRMKGQSNGLKNSPASHPPQLSVTTSTEDDPERTELGSSRALSAADDTSSELQRVAALDNADQPDRSTFQGRGALSRIVRLVVVLRDWANKGLREEEQRPDSFLERFHGPELQMVTEADGNAQGDQENDSSKRKKKKWELFVVDPAEDWYYHWLLVIAVPVLYNWCLLVARSCFSDLQRDYWIHWLVLDYVSDCIYVADIVIRLRTGFLEQGLLVRDPKKLRDNYITTLQFKLDVLSILPTDLAYLAVGLHQPELRFNRLLHFSRMFEFFDRTETRTSYPNIFRISNLVLYILIIIHWNACIYYAISKAIGFGTDTWVYPNITDPEYGYLAREYVYCLYWSTLTLTTIGETPPPERDEEYLFVIVDFLIGVLIFATIVGNVGSMISNMNATRAEFQAKIDAIKHYMQFRKVSKHMEAKVIKWFDYLWTNKKAVDEREVLKNLPDKLRAEIAINVHLETLKKVRIFQDCEAGLLVELVLKLRPQVFSPGDYICRKGDIGKEMYIIKEGKLAVVADDGVTQYALLTTGSCFGEISILNIKGSKMGNRRTANIRSLGYSDLFCLSKDDLMEAVTEYPDAKRVLEERGREILIKEGLLDESAAAESSEGKDTEQKLERLESHLNTLHTRFARLLTEYNAAQQKLKQRITVLESRVKQYNQEEFFSDSSDSPLEEEEVAKFKGQE
- the CNGA2 gene encoding cyclic nucleotide-gated olfactory channel isoform X2, which encodes MKGQSNGLKNSPASHPPQLSVTTSTEDDPERTELGSSRALSAADDTSSELQRVAALDNADQPDRSTFQGRGALSRIVRLVVVLRDWANKGLREEEQRPDSFLERFHGPELQMVTEADGNAQGDQENDSSKRKKKKWELFVVDPAEDWYYHWLLVIAVPVLYNWCLLVARSCFSDLQRDYWIHWLVLDYVSDCIYVADIVIRLRTGFLEQGLLVRDPKKLRDNYITTLQFKLDVLSILPTDLAYLAVGLHQPELRFNRLLHFSRMFEFFDRTETRTSYPNIFRISNLVLYILIIIHWNACIYYAISKAIGFGTDTWVYPNITDPEYGYLAREYVYCLYWSTLTLTTIGETPPPERDEEYLFVIVDFLIGVLIFATIVGNVGSMISNMNATRAEFQAKIDAIKHYMQFRKVSKHMEAKVIKWFDYLWTNKKAVDEREVLKNLPDKLRAEIAINVHLETLKKVRIFQDCEAGLLVELVLKLRPQVFSPGDYICRKGDIGKEMYIIKEGKLAVVADDGVTQYALLTTGSCFGEISILNIKGSKMGNRRTANIRSLGYSDLFCLSKDDLMEAVTEYPDAKRVLEERGREILIKEGLLDESAAAESSEGKDTEQKLERLESHLNTLHTRFARLLTEYNAAQQKLKQRITVLESRVKQYNQEEFFSDSSDSPLEEEEVAKFKGQE